GGGATGAGTCTTGTGCATTACAGCATTAGCTCCATCGtatgatataattttaaaaaataaaataattttttttctcccAAGACTAATGGATGATGGCACAAACGTCACTAGAACTACACAAACCTCACTCATAGCCAATCTGGCAACAACTcaaactaaataaaataaaatgaacctTATTAAAGTTATCTTACATTCTTACCTACGGAAAAGGGAACAGACGGAGGTCCTAAAGTGGGTGTAAGGGCATCTCCATAAAAAGCGTATACGTCGTACCTAATATTACAACTGGGATTCATCATAGTACAACCTGCCTTCATGTTGCACATGTCTGTCATGTTGCCAATAGTCATCTGGAGACAAGTGTTGCAGTCTCTCGTAGATATATCTGGGGTGCATTCAGCAAGGGTGTAAAGCAAGTTCATGCTTGTCAAATTAGCCACAAATTTCCCTTCTTTTGTAGCAATTTTTTTCCCGGATGGACCTGTTGCTGCTTTGGATGAAACATTTCTCAAAGTTCCTAGCAGAACTTGTATAAAACCCAATTGGTTGTTTGTAATGTTCTGTATGTCAACAGCGTTCTGTCTGTTCCACATAGGTATCATTGGAGCATCATTCATGGTACCAAAGAAAGACTCATTAGAGTATCGTACCAGACATTGATCATACCATACTACAGATTCTTTCTGTCCACGGCAACGGGAATTCAACGAGTTGATGGCCAAGGAAATGCACTTCTGGCAGATAGCAACAGTTTCATCAAAACCACAGAAAAAGAAGCCATAGACCTTATTTGCTCCAATACCAACAGTTGTGTTGTAGAAGAGGCTTTCACTGGCCTTTTTAGATGAGAAGGAAGACAGAAGAGCATCAACATTAGTCTGATAATTACTACTTGGTGCAACAGTTTGCATATCTGAGCAAAGGGAAAATACATAGGCCGGGTCAGCTACTGCAATACGATTAATCGAGAAAATAAGCAGAGACATCAGAATGTGAAGTAAAGAAGACCAAGAGATAGCAAAGCATGCCATGTCAAAGTAAGATATAAGGAGAAGCAATGTTCCAGTTAGGAAACTTTTATATGTCAGAGAAGATGTTTCATTTCAACTATGAAATCAGGCTGCACAATTCAACACTTCTTTCACTTTTCAAAGTGGGAGTAGCTTCAAAATTACGGCACATGACTACTAGATAGATAAAAGTCACCACAAGCAGTCCAGCAAGTAATGGAAGATAAAAATCATCATTCAATATTAGGTGACGGGTAACCTAGATGGACTAAATCACCACATAGACAAAATATCTCTTTGAAAAGTCTAGCTGCTTGACCTTTAAAAAGATTGATAAAGTTACAGGGATCTGAAATGTAGAATTGTAATAGTTGCTTTCACATATTCATCATGGTTCCTAATCTCAGAGATCATCATCCCCCCCTTCCCTCCCGCCCTCCTCTTTTACAAGCAGTCACTCCTCAATATTGTGAAAAGGTGTCTCATTTTCCCTTTCTTATATCTCCACATCTACACTATACAACGAAATCCTGGGATTGTGGTTTCTTCTTTAACAAAAATTTAGCTAGTTTATGGGAAATGGGGTTTGTATCTTGTAAATAGTGAAACAAAATTGATTAAGGTAGACGTCGTAGACGACTCCCTTGTCCTACAGCTAGAAAATGCATGTCTTTGTGTAACTTGTCTCATTTTGAGCAAATAAAATCCTTTAAGAACAAACACGTCATCTATTGCCAAGCCAAATGTCTAGGACACAATGTACTAACTAGTAAAGCACTTTTCGGAGACCTCCAGCCTTGGGAACAAATAACTTGTTTTTATCAGAACTTTCACATTTTTCAAAGCCAGGTGTTTCAAAAGATAATCACGTGAACTATCAGCTGTTTTATACTCTAAATGGTGTACGATAAATTACCACACCACTCCTCCCCCAAGAGCACGGATAAGTATAAAAGAAAAAGGGAATATTGATTTGTTCAAAAGAAAATAATGGCATAAGTTTTCCTTTAAGCTGCAAAGAAGTTCTGACCTGGTTTGTTGTAACATGCCAGCCTCTCTGATCACAAAATGAGATGGGCAGCACAAATCAAAAACGTTGTACAGAGAATAGGCAAGGATGTGACACTATCTCTTACAATAGCTTTTGAATGACATGGTAAAAAAAACAGTACATCACTGCCTGTATTGCACTTTTAACACTTCCTACTGCACCAGTGCCTGCTCTTTTAATGACACTGAAAGAACAGGCCCTATGCAATAGGAAAATTGAACTAAATGCAATTCTTCTAATAAGTAAATGTCAGTGATTTAACAAAAGTTATGCAATTTAGTGTACAACAGGATCAATCTAttacattcaagaaaaaaattgaGAGTTATCATAAAAAATTGAAGTTATTAATTAAGTGCGGGAACCAAAGTAACTGAAATATTCAAGTTGATTTGAGATGTGATCATAATAGTTAGAGATGAACAGCTGACATAATTTCATGATACTATCTTTTGATTCCCTAAAAGATATCCACCGTTGGATACTTGGATATACCTTTAAACAGTTTAAGTATTAggctctttttcttttgtcggAAAACACTTTGCTGGAAAATGATTATcctattttcctttgtttgttttgtcAAGGATGGAAAAAAAACATTTCCATGGATGGAAAAATCTTTTCCAAAGTGGAAAACATTTTCCTTTGGAAGTAGGAATCCCACATTTTCATGTCTACTCCTTACATTTCTCATTCTCTCCTCCCATCTACCCTCTCCTTCACTCCCATGCATAGATAAAAAATGCGGTATCGGTCACGGTCGTGGGATCGGTCGCGGAGTTACGGTAACGGAAATGATTCGTTAGTCGCGGACCGTGTCGCGGTTGTCGcgtaggaatttgaaatttaaaaagaaGCCCCATGTCAGCCCCATTCACTACCTACCCTAGTCCCCCTCCCCTAAACCGTACACGTGacataattaaaatgaattcctttgcctaccttctctctcctctcttgttttagatttgaaaatggagttctctactctatttcaatggagtttctccatttctttccttttcccCTTTATTTATGTCGAATACATGGAGAAAATTCGGCTGAAAACCGAGTAGATGTGAGGTTTATAACGTTTAATGCGGGCGAAATTCGTTCGGATCGGTTGAACCGGCCGAGATCTCGCCGTTTTTAAAAACACCTTTACAATTCGGGATATCTCGTATCGCCAGCCTCCAAAACCTTGTTAACTCGGGCGATACGAGTTAACTCGGGCTAGTTTTTACACCATGCTCCCATGTCCTTTTTCTCACAAACTTTTCTTATAAGGaattaaaacaaaggaaaactagtttacAATTGTTTCTTCCCTTGAAAATGGTTTTCCGTTCAAACAAACAGAGccgtaaagaaaaagaaatgatgtTACCTCTTCCTCTCGACTACTGGGGTTAATCCATTTTTTGCAACCTCATACACTCAAATCTGCCAGCAACTTAAACATACTTCTTAATAAGATCTGCATGCAGCTAGCACTGGAGACAAATTGATTACCAGATAAACAGGTTTGTCTCTGATTCTTTTGGGAGAAACCCGTGCGACTAGAATTCTTAGAACCCTTAGGCTTAAATTGTATGTCTTCAAATGGCCTATCTTGCACCTTTATCCCTGTGATTACAGATAGACTTTTCACATTAGGCACACTTCCTTGAACAAGCACTTCCTAGCAAACAATATCTATCAAGGTATATTTTCATCCAGTCTAACTGTCTAAGGGAAGTCTATTGAAATTTAACCACACATAAACAAAGCTGAACTTAAAGGGACTAGTTATTCTAACAGCAAATTCTCAAAGTTTCTTCATCCCCTTCAAGGAAACAGAGTACCATGAGATGTCAAGCCAGTTTACACCCAATCCCCTATCCTGCCAAATGAAGAGAAAAGAAGGGGGGATGTACAGAGGAAAGATAAGTTCATTTGATTGGTAATTTCACCAACATTTCATGAGATGAGGATGAAAAATTAAAGTATCCAACAATAAATCATGATGGTTAGGTTACTCTCTTACTCAAAGAGTTTACTCTTCTTAGGTACTAATACTTAGTGTTCATATTAATGATTACAGTTCAGGGATGCTTCAgctatgttgaaaagaatttgataAACATAGATGATAGATGCAGTATTTTACTTCGCCCATGACTCTAATAGTATTACCACCTCCTAATGACAGGTTGATACTCTTCATGTACAAATTAATGACACAGGAAACACCATTTCGATATTTGAATAAGGATTATCTTTATATAAAAATTCATGCAATTTTTAAGTAACATAAAGAAAAACACATCACAACACACTTAAAAATAAACATGCACTTTGCACCAGTAAACAATTGGCAtatatgaagaaaaaaaaagattctCACATTATAAATCAATATGATCACTTTCACTAGTAATGAGAACATAAGACATTTGAAGCTACAAAGATAGTCATACCTGGTTCACTAATTCTTTAATCCAGCGCCTCTAAACAGAGCTAAAGAACAAACAAGTTTGATCTAAATACCCGAGAAATAAGGAATCTATATTAATTTCCAAAGTTAGGCATTTTAAGGTTGTGATAACAAGAATATTTACTCCCCTTTCCAAGTTTCACCAATACCTCTGCTTCCCTGATATTTTTCTGCTTCACTACCCCATCAACAACCTTCTGCAGCAAGCCCACCTCATTTAACCGACAACGACGATAAAACAACGCTCTACACAACCGGGAACCAAAGTGGAAATCATTGTTTTTACAAGCATATCTTAGCAATATTGCAAATGTCAGGTGGTTTGGTGGACATTTAGTTTTCATCATTTCATCAAACCATCTTTTAGCTTCTCCTAAATACTTCCCATCACTGCAAAAGCCTCTGAACAAAATAGTATAAGTGTACACATCAAGCTTCAAGCCCTTGGATGTAATTTCTTGAACAAAGTCCACAGCTTCCTGAATCCTACTCTCCAAAATCAGTCCATATACCTTCGAATTATAACTTATGATATCAGGAACTACATTATGAATTTCCATCATAGCCCACAATCTCTCACCATCAGAGAACCTAGAATTCTTGTAGAAAGCATTAAGCAGGATATTGAAACTAATCAAATCAGGCTTTAACCCCTCCTTTTCCATTTTATCAAGCAACGAAAAAGCCGAATCAAAAGAACCCATCTCACACAATGCTTTAATTACAGTATTATACGACACAACATTCGGCTTAATCGATAATTTCACAGGCAATTCCCTTAGAAACCCGTCAACCTTATCAAAATTCTTAGAACTAACACAAGCCCCCAAGAGGGCATTGAAGGAAAGCACAGTTCTTTCACAATTTAGTTCAGGCATTTCGTCGAACAGTTTATGGGCATGATCAAACATTCCAGACTTCCCATATAACGTAATGAGACGAACAGTAAAACCTTCATCAGTGATATCCTTGTACTTCTTTTGATCTTCGAGTATCTCTTCAATCAAAGTGAAGTTCTTGGTGTTGGATAAACGTCGAACAGTGTGCTCGTAAAATGAAGCTCTTTTGCGAAAATTGGAATCCTGGGTGTATTTCTTGAAGGTTTCCACAACCTTTTTGAGGTCAGCTTCATGGCGCATGATGTTGTTGTAGTTAGCGACAGCAGATGGTGCCGCAGAGGTGGAGAATGCGCGGCGAAGGAGAAGAGAGATTGAAGACATTGGAAATGAAAATGGCGTGATGATGAAACAAGCAAATTTAGAACAATACTGTATCTGAGAGTTAGACCAGACCTGATCAACTGTATCCTAGCCGCTGGCCCGACTCAGTCTGAAAAAGTGCGAGTTTAGGATTAAAACTAGTATAGAACCCGTATAATTGCACGGTTTTATAAGTTTGTACTGATATTGACAATAAAATCATTTAAATGAGTGATGGTAAAAATCCTGATTGTGCATATCATAGCTTTATGACTATTTGCAACACTCTTTGTTAATCTTACACATTTTACTATTTCAAATATCATATTTACTCTAATTTTTGTTTCGTATAACACATTATGTATAAGTTTTAATAGATTAGTTTGAAGATACAACCTCCACATCATGTTCCTGTAAAAAAAAGTGTACTAGaatcaaattaaaaacaaaattttaCTTTGAACATAACGCATTATTTTGAGTATAGTTTTGTAAGTTATAGGAATTACCTCCACGGTAGGATTGGAATCCTTAAATTGGTTGATCAATTGCTCATCGTCACTAATTCTAAGCACAATGTATTTTTCCCAGTTTTGTTCAAGATTGTACTTAGAAATTtgaattttaaacaaaaatctttTATTTAAGAGCATATTGAGTTCTTCGGGAAATGAATCACTTTTATTATCCTAAAAAACAAAATATACAATGTAAGGGTATGTTAGTATAGGATGGGGAATTGGTACTTGATTAGTAAATTATTTACAGGTACAAGATAATATAAAGATGCTaccaaaattaaataatatctcCCAAAACATATCTTattttaaaataagtaaataaattaCCTTGTGCGACTTATTTTTTAAATCCATTGCTGATATTTGAAGTATTTGAAAAGTCTCTCGATCAAAAATGATAAAGGCTGCAAATCCATTGTCGTCTACCACTGTTAAGGTGACCTTGTACCTGATACAACATCATTCGTTATttgttaaataataaaataatttgtaACTCGTACAAAAACAATTACACACTAATTGCTTTTATAGAAAATATGCCTTGGTGGTGCAGATTTAACATGTGAATCACACTTTGAGCATCAAAACGTTCCACCTCAGCTCCTTCAATCAACTTTCTCGTTACAAAGTTTGCATGAATTGTAATACTATTTGGTTTCATTTTCTATAGAAATAATGGACGCAAGTACCACGCAATAACATTCctgcaaaatttataaaaagagTAACTACGCAATAACATTATTCCTATTCGGTAATATTCAAATCTATAGTAAATGGAATTGTGTACaataacatatatttaaatgaaacTGATGTGTTTGACAATATATAGTTGATGTATACACAACAATTTTATTTCCAAGTTAATTGTTGGAGACACATATTATTGCGGAAGTACGACAAGAGCAAAACATTGCTCTTGTGCTAGTGTTATTGCTAGTGTCAAACACTTGCTCGTGCAATAACATATCATTACCTTATTTTTTTCGTATATCTCACCCAATCGTATAAGTTCGGACAATACTAACTTATCATATATGGAATGCGAACTTTGACTCAAGTGAGTTAGTTTTGATGAGTGACAATCTCCATCGGAAATACTATATAAAagaaataatgataataaagtAACAATTCAATATATGGTAAAATATGAATATGTCCTATAGAATACCTTTTCTTGAACTCATTCATTTCGGGCATGTCCTCATTGACCAGTATTTTAGTTGCAAAAAGTGAATTTGAAGTTGAAACTTCACCTACATCAAATACGTTATTGTAATATAAACACGACATATAAAATTGTAATATGCACTATGGTTAATAAAGATAGTCTACGTCCGTTACAACTTTTATTACCTTTGAAAACCTTGATTTGAGAAAATTGAATAACAACAATAATGCGCCCATTATGACTTTCGTCTTGTATATAGGCAACCATTTGTTGAGCATATTTTTCCCATAATGCGCATCTTAATGTGTTATTGTGATAGGTTGTCGTACAcctgtcaaaaataaaatcctaacgaatcatcctaacaatgtagtagggtaagtagggtcgaatccacagagagatggctatttaaatctagctttcaaagTACGGTGAAACTAAcgatgtcacgaaatttaggattgaaggtttaaactaaaataaaaaggaaaacaaattaaaagatctagggcaatggttcaccatgtttatagttcaaaatcaatcaaaacatcatcaacaattcaagtattcagagtATCTAGAGCAcgagttaatcctacggtcgggtcttaacgctctcaattcaacatatgcagtacggtctctaacataatcagaattgc
This Spinacia oleracea cultivar Varoflay chromosome 6, BTI_SOV_V1, whole genome shotgun sequence DNA region includes the following protein-coding sequences:
- the LOC110776711 gene encoding pentatricopeptide repeat-containing protein At3g13160, mitochondrial — encoded protein: MSSISLLLRRAFSTSAAPSAVANYNNIMRHEADLKKVVETFKKYTQDSNFRKRASFYEHTVRRLSNTKNFTLIEEILEDQKKYKDITDEGFTVRLITLYGKSGMFDHAHKLFDEMPELNCERTVLSFNALLGACVSSKNFDKVDGFLRELPVKLSIKPNVVSYNTVIKALCEMGSFDSAFSLLDKMEKEGLKPDLISFNILLNAFYKNSRFSDGERLWAMMEIHNVVPDIISYNSKVYGLILESRIQEAVDFVQEITSKGLKLDVYTYTILFRGFCSDGKYLGEAKRWFDEMMKTKCPPNHLTFAILLRYACKNNDFHFGSRLCRALFYRRCRLNEVGLLQKVVDGVVKQKNIREAEEVLVQGSVPNVKSLSVITGIKVQDRPFEDIQFKPKGSKNSSRTGFSQKNQRQTCLSGNQFVSSASCMQILLRSMFKLLADLSV